The Musa acuminata AAA Group cultivar baxijiao chromosome BXJ1-3, Cavendish_Baxijiao_AAA, whole genome shotgun sequence genome window below encodes:
- the LOC135615530 gene encoding uncharacterized protein LOC135615530: protein MARPRSGSFLLYLLAALLVTAFPAALASSDAPFMVAHKKVSLTRLKSGVERVSVSIDLYNEGLSTAYDVSMNDDSWSQDMFDLVSGSTSKTWERLDAGSSASHSFVLESKAKGMFHGSPAVIKFRIPTKAALQEAYSTPIQPIDVLADKPPEKKFEWAKRLLAKYGSLVSVLTLVGLFVYVIATPSKSSKKKR, encoded by the exons ATGGCGAGGCCGAGATCGGGATCTTTCCTCCTCTACCTCCTCGCGGCGCTCCTCGTCACCGCCTTTCCGGCGGCGTTGGCGAGCTCCGATGCGCCATTCATGGTCGCGCACAAGAAGGTGAGCCTCACGCGGCTCAAATCTGGCGTCGAGCGGGTCTCCGTCTCGATCGACCTCTACAACGAAGGACTCTC GACTGCATATGACGTGAGCATGAACGATGATAGTTGGTCACAAGATATGTTTGATCTTGTCTCTGGCAGCACATCAAAGACATGGGAAAGGCTTGATGC TGGTTCCTCAGCCTCTCACTCTTTTGTCTTGGAGTCTAAAGCGAAGGGCATGTTCCATGGTTCTCCTGCTGTCATCAAATTTCGTATTCCCACAAAGGCTGCCCTACAG GAAGCTTATTCTACCCCCATTCAGCCAATAGATGTTCTCGCCGACAAGCCTCCTGAAAAGAAATTTGAATGG GCAAAG AGGCTGTTAGCTAAATATGGATCGCTGGTGTCTGTTCTGACATTGGTCGGATTGTTCGTCTACGTGATTGCAACTCCATCAAAGTCAAGCAAGAAGAAGCGCTAA